The Limnospira fusiformis SAG 85.79 genomic interval CCCTGTACTAAAGGATTCATATTGTCTATCAACTCGCTTTTTGAAAAGATTTGAGAGCATTTTCAATAAAGTTTTCATGCATTAATTTGATGCCAAAAAAAATACATTCATTCACTTTTTCAGTCATCTCTAATTCTCGGAGCTTCTGATCTATATCAGGAGTGGGAAGAAAATCCTTATTGTACTTTTCTTGTTTGATTCTTGAATTGCCAATATCGGCTGAAGTTGCTTTTAACTCTTCTTGAAAATTTTGACACTCTTCTGATTTTCTCTTCTTCCATTTATCTATCAAATCCCGATTTTCTTGTTTCTTAATTGTTGTATCCATAAAATGGACGTAACTGATGGCAAAGTTGGGAAAATTTTCAGTCTTACCTCTCACAAACTGACCCAATTCAGTCATTTTCTCTGCCTCTGATTTTGTCAATTTATAGGAAATTTTATCTTGTAGCTTGTTTGGTCCCTCCTTTTCTGACTCTAGAATTCCTTTATTAATTGCACTTTTGATATTTGGAACAGTTTGCTTTTGGTGGTTTTTCGTCATTTTTATACCCTCTCAATTGAGTCAATGTTCAATAAATCGGAAAAATATTCATATAAATTTTCGTGATTTTCGTATTCCCAAATATACTGTCTTTCTTGATAAATAGCCGTTTGCATTTCATCTTGTAGCTCTTCCATCGGAAGAGCTATCTGCCAAAACTGGTTTTTTTTCTCTGCCTTGATTTGAGATAATTCTCTCTCTACTAACTCCCTTGGTATACCCAAAGGTACGATTGATACTTGTGCCATATAACCGGCTGTAGATCTGAGCTGAGATATCAGATCTAGCATATTAGGAAGTTGTTTAATTGCTCTTTCCCTTTGAGATGTGTTGACAGGGATTAAAATTAAATCCGGATCGTTTCCAACAATTGCCCTAACCGTATCGCTTTTAGGGGATTTGATATCTAAAACAATATGACTGTAAGATTGAGCTTGTTTTTTCACTGATTTACGTTCTTCATTATAAATAACCGTACTACTTCCGCTATCAACCAGAGAGTATGAATCATATTGATTTGGCGAACTCTCGTCGCGCGCAAAAAATTGCCAAAGGTCGGCTTGATCGTCACAATCAACTAGAAGTACACTGTCTCCCCGATTGAGCAATACACCTGCTACATGGACGGCTAACGTAGTTTTTCCTACCCCACCTTTATTGTGGGTACACAGAATAATCAATTTTTAGCTTCCCCCATGCTCATTGACTCGCTTAATTATAGCCAAATAAAGTAAACTGAGTCAACTTGCGAGTCTCCGGATCGTGAAATGCAAACACGATATCTTCCGGCGGCACACCTTCCCTCAACAACTTAGTGGCTTCAAAGTCGCCCTAGGTCAAGTGTATTTAGGGCGATAATAGGGAAGGCGCGATCGCCTACTCTACTATTCTACAACATAGTTGCTCAAGACATTCGCAGGAACCGCAAAAATATCCTTTATCCTTTAATTCCTAGCTCCTGGTGCAGGAGCGCCCCGCAGCATCCCTTCTGTACTCAAATCTTCATCAATTTCTTCCCAATGCAAACCATATCCACCGCCGCAAATCTCCCAAGCCTCTCGCTGTTCTGGCGTGGCATGGTATAGCTTAGGATACCAAACTAAAGGGACGGAAATTGCACGGCCATCCATCAAAAAGACTGTTATCGAATCCTCGTCAAACGAGACATCTTTCACTCGCTCGTCAACTTTCACCGCCGAAGTATTCATACCAAGCCTCCAACAAAATCTCCTGGTTATCTTGTACAATTTTCTGTATTTTACGCAACTCCCTCGCACTGAAACCGATATTACGAGCCAGACTGACGGGCGATAACCAAAATTTTACCGAATCCCGATCGCGATCAATATGAACGTGCGGCGACTCGTTCGGTTCGTGACTGTAAAAATACAGGCGATAGGAGCCAATCCGTAAAACCGTAGGCATGGGAAGGAGTATGTAAAGGGTGGGGACAACTGCTCACCTCGCTATTCTACAACCTAGTTGCTCAACACATTTGCGGGAATTCCCAAAATATCCTTTCAAGCTACAGCAAACTCGGTCAACTTGCGAGTATCGGGATCGTGAAACGCCAACACGATATCCTCCTTCGGTACACCCTCCCTCAACAACTCAGTTGCAATTCCCTCCTCCGTCCAATCCTCCTCAATATAAATTTTATCATTTTTGATCCGAACATACACAGAAGCCGCATTCACTCGCCGATTATTTTTCCAACCTACATTAAACCAAAGATATTAACTTCTTTCATCGTCAAATATCAGGATTTCATCGATGTCTGGATCTGGGATTTGGGATGATAGCTTATCATATTGACTCAGAACGTCTTTGATGATATTTTGATAATGGGCTAATTTATCCATTCTACCATCTCCTCATTTTTAATATCGACAACTCACAGGAAAACTTGAAATCTTTGCACAATTAGTTCGATCGCAAGCAACCTGTTTGAAAAATTTTTCATAATGCCTTTCCCAATTCGCGCATCGGAGAACGCCCGATCAAACTTTTCACTTCGATTTTGCCAGCTAAATCTGCCATCAATTTGACTTCTGCATACTTGATGAAATACGGGTCGAAAGTAATCGTCCACCCGTCCTTTATCAGTGCATTTTTGACAGCATCATGGTAAATATCCTTCGCTGGTATCGTCTTTCTTTATCACTGTGCAGGGAAGGCGCGATCGCCTCCCCACAATCCTACACCAAAGAGGGGAAGGCGCGATCGCTTTCCCAGCATTAGATAAGCTAGTTGCTTAACGCACCAGCCGGGATGCCTAAAACATCCTCAATTTTCGGCATTTGCTCAAGAGGAATCACTCGACCCTCATCTTCAAACCCTGCAATTTGATCAAAGTTCAAATAGCGGTAAAGATCCCCCGCAAACGGGTCGATTTTCTGGGTGATAATCGCCATATATTCCTCAACCGTGGGAATGCGACCCAACAGCGCACAAACCGCCGCCAATTCAGCCGAACCCAGATACACCTGAGCCCCCTTACCCATACGGTTATTAAAGTTGCGAGTCGAAGTAGAAAATACCGTTGTATTATCTTCCACCCGTGCTTGATTTCCCATACAAAGAGAACATCCAGGCATTTCCGTCCGCGCCCCAGCAGCCGCAAAAGTACCATAAACCCCCTCTTCCCGAAGTTGTTGTTCATCCATGCGGGTAGGCGGACAAATCCACAGACGCACCTTCACCGGACCTGCCCCTTCTAACACCTTAGCAGCAGCGCGATAATGTCCGATATTAGTCATACAAGAACCGATAAACACCTCATCGATTTTGTCACCCGCACACTCAGACATCAGTTTCACATTATCAGGGTCATTAGGTGCCGCTACAATAGGTTCAACGATCTCATCCAAATTGACCTCAAGAATATCCGCATACTCAGCATCGGCGTCAGCTTCCATCAACTCAGGATTAGCTAACCATTGTTCCATCTTGGCAATGCGACGGGTTAAAGTCCGAGCATCCTGATATCCACGAGCAATCATATTCCGCATTAGGGCTACATTCGATCGCAAATATTCAGAAATCGTCTCAGTCCCCAACTTAATCGTACAGCCAGCACAGGAACGTTCCGCAGTAGCATCAGTCAACTCAAAAGCCTGTTCCACCTTCAAATCAGGTAGACCTTCCATCTCCATAATCCGGCCATTGAAGACATTTTGCTTATTCTCCTTACCAACAGTCAGCTTACCTTGCTGCATCGCCACCCAGGGAATAGCATTAACAATATCGCGCAGCGTCACACCCGGCTGTAATTGCCCCTTAAAGCGCACCAAAACCGATTCTGGCATATCCAAAGGCATCGCCCCCAAAGCGGCTGCAAAAGCCACCAAACCCGAACCAGCGGGGAAAGAAATACCCAAGGGGAAACGGGTATGAGAATCGCCGCCAGTCCCCACCGTATCGGGTAACAGCATCCGGTTTAGCCAGGAGTGGATGATACCATCTCCCGGACGCAAAGCCACACCGCCACGGGTAGCAAAGAAGTCCGGTAGTTGCTTGTGGGTTTTGATATCCACTGGTTTCGGATAGGCTGCGGTGTGACAGAAACTCTGCATGGTCAGGTCAGCGGAAAACCCTAAACAAGCTAATTCCTTCAATTCATCCCGCGTCATGGGTCCGGTAGTGTCTTGGGAACCTACGGTGGTCATTATCGGTTCGCAGGAGGTACCTGGACGGACTCCCGGTAGTCCGCAGGCTTTCCCAACCATTTTTTGGGCTAGGGTAAAGCCCTTTCCGGTATCTTCTGGGATAGCAGGACGGGCGAAAAGTTCGCTGGGGGTTAGTCCCATTGCTTCCCGGGTTTTGTCGGTCAGGCTGCGACCAATTAACAAGGGAATCCGACCCCCGGCGCGTACTTCGTCTAGGATAGTTTCCGGTTTCAGGGTGAAGGTAGAAATCACTTCCCCGGCTTGGTTGGTAATTTCGCCTTTGTAGGGGTGAATGGTGATCACATCCCCGGTTTCCATTTTGCTGACATCACATTCTATGGGGAATGCGCCAGAGTCTTCGGCGGTGTTGAAGAAAATGGGGGCGATTTTTCCACCTAGGATATAGCCTCCCCGCCGTTTGTTGGGTACAAAGGGGATATCTTCGCCAATATGCCACAGGACTGAGTTAATGGCAGATTTGCGGGATGAACCAGTCCCGACTACATCCCCAACATAAGCTACAGGGTAGCCTTTTTGTTTCAGTTGGGCGATGGTTTGTATACCTTCGGGCATCCTTGACTCTAGCATGGCTAGGGCGTGCAGAGGGATGTCTGGTCGGGTGGTGGCGTGGGGGGCGGGAGAAAGATCGTCGGTGTTGGTTTCGCCAGGGACTTTGAAGACGGTGACGGTTATGGCTTTGGGGACTTTCGGGTTGCGAATGAACCAGGCGGCGTTAGCCCAAGCGTCTAGGACTTGTTTGGCGTAAGGGTTGATATCTGACAGCGCTAGAATGTCGTTGAATGCGTCAAATACTAGGGTGATTTTGCTTAGGGCGTTGGCTGCTTCGCTGGCAATATTGGAGTCGGAAGACTTCAGGAAACTTACCAGGGATTGCACGTTATAACCCCCTACCATTGTACCTAGTAGGTCGATCGCTCCTTGGGGACAGATGAGGGGACTGCTGATTTCCCGTTTGGCGATCGCTGTCAGAAATCCGGCTTTTACATAGGCGGCTTCGTCTACTCCGGGGGGAATGCGATCGCGCAATAGTTCCATCAGAAACTCTTTTTCCCCTTCCGGTGGGTTTTTCAGCAGTTCGCACAGTTCCGAGGTTTGCTCCGCAGTTAGGGGCAATGGCGGAATTCCCTGTTGGGCGCGTTCAGCAGCCTGTTGACGATAGGCTTCTATCATTACTTCTGTTCTCCTTTTCGTTTGATTATTTTATGCTACCTAGAATCCATCAAAAATGGCTAGGACGATTTATCCGTTGTCCTTCTGATTCCATCTCATGCTTTCTACTGCTGGGCTTTCAACATCTATCATTTGATTTCCCCCCTTACTCTATCGGAAACTAGATGAGTAGGATAATATCAAGTTACATAAAACTGTATTTTAGACAACATTATTAGTATCTCAGCTAATCATGATATCCTTGGTCTGCTGATTTGACGATGCGGATGCACCCTACAAATGTCATCTATAAAGGTGCTTTAGTCAGCTTCTGATTATCCATGGGTCTGCTTATTTGGGGATGCCGATAGACCCGCCCCATGTCATTTGATGAGTGACGACATTAATATTATACTACAATTTCCGCCCATATAACCTGTATATTAACCTTTATTATATGGATGGGCTGTTGATCCCCAGTCTGTTAAAGTTTTTTAAATTTGTCGGGCTATCTAAGTTGATTTGCCAGAAAAATAGTACAATCGTAATATAGGAAGTATGAGACGACCTGTGCATCTGCTCGGTAATCACAAGCGGCTGCGGTTGTTGATTGAATAATTTTCAGGACTCCCAAAGTGGCTGGCCAACATCAAAAAGCGCGTGAATATCAGTTTACAGACCCCAAGGGACAGAGCGATCGCCATTATAGAGAATTTTCCTCGGAGAGTGAGAAAGTGTCACCAACCCCTCCAGAAATAATGTCAATGTTGGTCCAGTCTCTACCTCAACCAGTGATGGTGAGCGACCATGATGGCACGATTATCCATTGTAA includes:
- a CDS encoding ParA family protein, yielding MIILCTHNKGGVGKTTLAVHVAGVLLNRGDSVLLVDCDDQADLWQFFARDESSPNQYDSYSLVDSGSSTVIYNEERKSVKKQAQSYSHIVLDIKSPKSDTVRAIVGNDPDLILIPVNTSQRERAIKQLPNMLDLISQLRSTAGYMAQVSIVPLGIPRELVERELSQIKAEKKNQFWQIALPMEELQDEMQTAIYQERQYIWEYENHENLYEYFSDLLNIDSIERV
- a CDS encoding element excision factor XisI family protein, whose protein sequence is MLREGVPPEDIVFAFHDPETRKLTQFTLFGYN
- a CDS encoding DUF2442 domain-containing protein; translation: MNTSAVKVDERVKDVSFDEDSITVFLMDGRAISVPLVWYPKLYHATPEQREAWEICGGGYGLHWEEIDEDLSTEGMLRGAPAPGARN
- a CDS encoding DUF4160 domain-containing protein, producing MPTVLRIGSYRLYFYSHEPNESPHVHIDRDRDSVKFWLSPVSLARNIGFSARELRKIQKIVQDNQEILLEAWYEYFGGES
- a CDS encoding element excision factor XisH family protein, with the translated sequence MPAKDIYHDAVKNALIKDGWTITFDPYFIKYAEVKLMADLAGKIEVKSLIGRSPMRELGKAL
- the acnB gene encoding bifunctional aconitate hydratase 2/2-methylisocitrate dehydratase, which gives rise to MIEAYRQQAAERAQQGIPPLPLTAEQTSELCELLKNPPEGEKEFLMELLRDRIPPGVDEAAYVKAGFLTAIAKREISSPLICPQGAIDLLGTMVGGYNVQSLVSFLKSSDSNIASEAANALSKITLVFDAFNDILALSDINPYAKQVLDAWANAAWFIRNPKVPKAITVTVFKVPGETNTDDLSPAPHATTRPDIPLHALAMLESRMPEGIQTIAQLKQKGYPVAYVGDVVGTGSSRKSAINSVLWHIGEDIPFVPNKRRGGYILGGKIAPIFFNTAEDSGAFPIECDVSKMETGDVITIHPYKGEITNQAGEVISTFTLKPETILDEVRAGGRIPLLIGRSLTDKTREAMGLTPSELFARPAIPEDTGKGFTLAQKMVGKACGLPGVRPGTSCEPIMTTVGSQDTTGPMTRDELKELACLGFSADLTMQSFCHTAAYPKPVDIKTHKQLPDFFATRGGVALRPGDGIIHSWLNRMLLPDTVGTGGDSHTRFPLGISFPAGSGLVAFAAALGAMPLDMPESVLVRFKGQLQPGVTLRDIVNAIPWVAMQQGKLTVGKENKQNVFNGRIMEMEGLPDLKVEQAFELTDATAERSCAGCTIKLGTETISEYLRSNVALMRNMIARGYQDARTLTRRIAKMEQWLANPELMEADADAEYADILEVNLDEIVEPIVAAPNDPDNVKLMSECAGDKIDEVFIGSCMTNIGHYRAAAKVLEGAGPVKVRLWICPPTRMDEQQLREEGVYGTFAAAGARTEMPGCSLCMGNQARVEDNTTVFSTSTRNFNNRMGKGAQVYLGSAELAAVCALLGRIPTVEEYMAIITQKIDPFAGDLYRYLNFDQIAGFEDEGRVIPLEQMPKIEDVLGIPAGALSN